One genomic segment of Huiozyma naganishii CBS 8797 chromosome 8, complete genome includes these proteins:
- the ARF3 gene encoding Arf family GTPase ARF3 (similar to Saccharomyces cerevisiae ARF3 (YOR094W); ancestral locus Anc_2.190), whose protein sequence is MGNAFSRALGKLFGSREMKILMLGLDNAGKTTILYKLKLNKIKTSTPTVGFNVETVAYKNVKFNMWDVGGQERLRPLWRHYFPATTALMFVIDSNDRQRMTEAKEELYSVISEKEMEKVVLLVWANKQDLKGAMKPQEVSDFLQLDKNLKNQLWCVIGSNALTGQGLVEGLSWVSNNTAKR, encoded by the coding sequence ATGGGTAACGCGTTTTCGAGGGCGCTGGGGAAACTTTTCGGTTCCCGCGAGATGAAAATCCTCATGCTCGGTTTGGATAATGCTGGTAAAACGACGATACTTTACAAGttgaaactgaacaagatcaagacGTCGACCCCGACGGTTGGATTCAATGTCGAGACCGTTGCATACAAGAATGTCAAGTTCAACATGTGGGATGTAGGCGGACAGGAGCGGTTGCGGCCGCTGTGGAGGCATTACTTCCCTGCCACGACGGCTCTGATGTTCGTCATTGACTCGAACGATCGACAGCGAATGACTGAGGCGAAGGAGGAACTGTACAGTGTGATCAGCGAGAAGGAGATGGAGAAAGTGGTGCTTTTGGTTTGGGCCAATAAGCAGGATTTGAAGGGTGCCATGAAACCACAAGAGGTCTCGGATTTCTTGCAACTGgacaaaaacttgaaaaacCAACTGTGGTGTGTCATAGGGAGCAACGCTCTTACGGGGCAAGGTCTGGTCGAGGGTCTATCGTGGGTCTCAAACAATACCGCCAAGCGGTAA
- the RKI1 gene encoding ribose-5-phosphate isomerase RKI1 (similar to Saccharomyces cerevisiae RKI1 (YOR095C); ancestral locus Anc_2.189) → MSQSIPDVASLPQLENPLENAKRAASYRAVDENLKFKEHKVIGVGSGSTVVYIAERLGQYLKDPEYTEYVSKFVCIPTGFQSQDLILKNGLQLSSIEQHPKIDIAFDGADEVDVNMQLIKGGGACLFQEKLVSTSADIFIVVADSRKRSSKYLGEGWRQGVPIEVVPSAYVRVLHDLKEGLGAVSANIREGGKSKAGPVVTDNNNFIIDADFGEIENPYELHKQIKLLVGVVETGLFVDNAVKAYFGNPDGTVATMSK, encoded by the coding sequence ATGTCACAAAGTATACCTGATGTCGCGTCGCTTCCTCAGCTCGAAAACCCGCTCGAAAACGCCAAGAGAGCAGCATCGTACAGGGCCGTTGACGAGAActtgaagttcaaagagCACAAGGTCATCGGTGTTGGTTCTGGTTCGACGGTCGTTTACATCGCTGAAAGATTGGGccagtacttgaaggacccGGAATACACGGAGTACGTGTCCAAGTTTGTGTGCATCCCCACCGGGTTTCAGTCTCAGGatttgatcttgaagaacggtCTGCAACTGAGCTCAATAGAGCAACACCCAAAGATCGACATTGCGTTCGACGGTGCCGATGAGGTGGACGTTAACATGCAGCTGATCAAAGGCGGTGGTGCGTGTCTGTTCCAAGAGAAACTGGTGAGCACCAGTGCAGACATATtcattgttgttgcagaCAGCAGGAAGAGATCGTCCAAGTATTTGGGGGAAGGTTGGAGGCAAGGTGTGCCCATCGAGGTGGTGCCATCCGCTTATGTCCGCGTGTTGCACGATTTGAAGGAGGGATTGGGGGCCGTGTCCGCCAACATTAGAGAAGGTGGGAAGTCGAAAGCTGGGCCAGTAGTCACGGACAACAATAATTTCATCATCGACGCCGATTTCGGCGAGATAGAGAACCCGTATGAGCTGCACAAACAGATCAAATTGCTCGTTGGTGTCGTTGAAACCGGGTTGTTCGTTGACAACGCAGTCAAGGCGTACTTCGGGAACCCTGATGGTACCGTGGCAACCATGTCAAAATGA
- the RPS7A gene encoding 40S ribosomal protein eS7 (similar to Saccharomyces cerevisiae RPS7B (YNL096C) and RPS7A (YOR096W); ancestral locus Anc_2.188) → MSSKILSQAPTELELQVAQAFVELENSSSEMKADLRPLQFKSIREIEVSGGKKALVIFVPVPSLAGFHKVQTKLTRELEKKFPDRHLIFLAERRILPKPARGSRQNQKRPRSRTLTAVHDKILEDMVFPTEVVGKRVRYLVGGNKIQKILLDSKDVQQIDYKLESFQAVYNKLTGKQIVFEIPSETH, encoded by the exons ATGTCTAGTAAGATTTTGTCCCAAGCTCCAACTGAATTGGAATTGCAGGTTGCCCAAGCCTTTGTCGAATTGGAGAACTCCTCTTCAGAGATGAAGGCTGACTTGAGACCTTTGCAGTTCAAGTCCATCAGAGAA ATCGAAGTTTCCGGTGGTAAGAAGGCTTTGGTCATTTTCGTTCCAGTCCCATCTCTAGCCGGTTTCCACAAAGTCCAAACCAAATTGACCCGTgaattggaaaagaagttcCCAGACCGTcacttgatcttcttggcCGAAAGAAGAATCTTGCCTAAGCCAGCCAGAGGCTCCAGACAAAACCAAAAGAGACCAAGATCCAGAACTTTGACTGCCGTCCACGACAAGATCTTGGAAGACATGGTCTTCCCAACCGAAGTTGTCGGCAAGAGAGTCAGATACCTCGTCGGTGGTAACAAGATCCAAAAAATCTTGTTGGACTCCAAGGACGTCCAACAAATCGACTACAAATTGGAATCCTTCCAAGCTGTCTACAACAAGCTGACCGGTAAGCAAATTGTTTTCGAAATCCCATCCGAAACACATTAA
- the KNAG0H03340 gene encoding uncharacterized protein (similar to Saccharomyces cerevisiae YOR097C; ancestral locus Anc_2.187) — MSFDILNGVDLPSFLLGFVSCIFLYFISPGFVLILGGLVSFFKVLFLILIAAFAAFLVVYTKGQDDRKVHGLSQESTPTPIQASKSGDGGVKYFNIPITKEKKAANVQRTPFPDSESAGMSFQESDVYEEKIHTKTRRRRSVYSVDTVTERGACKKAVEGVIPNKTIRYDNFVRMAGKKRPDR; from the coding sequence ATGAGCTTTGATATATTGAATGGGGTTGACCTACCCTCGTTCTTACTTGGTTTTGTCAGTTGCATATTTCTTTATTTCATAAGTCCAGGGTTTGTGCTGATCCTTGGAGGCTTGgtcagtttcttcaaagtgctCTTTCTGATCCTGATTGCTGCCTTTGCCGCCTTTTTAGTGGTGTATACCAAAGGTCAAGATGATAGAAAAGTCCATGGTTTGTCCCAGGAATCCACACCAACTCCAATTCAAGCAAGTAAGAgtggtgatggtggtgtGAAATACTTCAATATTCCGATTAccaaggaaaagaaagcagCAAACGTGCAAAGAACACCTTTCCCAGACAGCGAGAGCGCTGGTATGAGTTTCCAAGAGAGTGATGTGTATGAGGAGAAGATACATACAAAGACTAGAAGACGGAGGTCCGTATATTCGGTGGATACTGTAACGGAGAGGGGAGCTTGTAAGAAAGCTGTAGAGGGTGTCATCCCAAATAAAACAATACGATACGATAATTTTGTTAGAATGGCAGGAAAGAAACGCCCAGACCGTTGA
- the NUP1 gene encoding FG-nucleoporin NUP1 (similar to Saccharomyces cerevisiae NUP1 (YOR098C); ancestral locus Anc_2.186), with protein MSAVSRAAVGERASLEQQSTETRSRRSISSTLINFFKNMKRGEVSPGSDGTRHGMKRQKIEEIPGEDSYPDIQGSSSANNSVLYRQGDNRVAQQNELPQAALSEPLILYGPEDPNERPPVLPILPLQRLRILREKQKLRMNNDARMLAQNATRSKPQEPWTTEKQLSESPTVSLPSTSSNFDHSVIYHKSSTPSPVKKPLQYKKQREDNKRRKNGLNIIEPMLKLDGKVLKKTTTKKTSLKNKGTKWSGYFEYDLSEYETSPSNIPMKVESNTVPGATMDVSSTELPICVSSSSLKPVTTESESQLSDTQKSLLLNGIKTATTPIVKEKKMPVTKIVTPAATGKTAAGKGKKFTVPTMGFDFIGIDSSKKPDGVPSLAINKNVKASSTAAEQTTSATFSFGSKPQIPIQNRIEEVDGKSDEEPRRKAPNGAPAAMPKSVLKGPDVGNGKAAAPLSFNLGGNKDTAENSEKKTTVPTFTFGKSPAGETKTETELPPKKPAFSLQTATSNKSDTTTTEPAKKKPAFSFGSSETSDEPSKKNLNFSLAPKIADGNAPTSKPPAFSFSTNQKENGTEKSASALTFNFGLNKPVVPEKKHEQVAKPSNGFSFNAPTSSKEEPTESKPQEKPFTFAKLPVEQANNSTTTKPSFAFQKPSDTGSAPAASASSLFSLPTETAPPTALPGLNGATAKQTFNFGATNGTTPAQEKATSPQPSGSAPPPSFSFNRPSAPGGSNTQLNKEAGKLGVSFNNPLLNSANSNSTPNLFSGAPSSSASLVNNAGSGGFNFGATPAPSTAVSAAPSLFGGNTNAPTGSAPGGAGAPLAFNFGAQNSAPAGNTFASNTQAGMNPLLSGNSNLGSGGSVFGGNNGVAPVGGFNPTGPFSAGMNQGNAANFNLQNAPQQPPTFNPSMQPNLNFGPSNSADPAAIFSSPSPPVTNNTPQPGSMISQRKIARMRGPRR; from the coding sequence ATGTCTGCTGTATCGCGTGCTGCGGTGGGTGAACGTGCCAGTCTGGAACAGCAATCAACAGAAACTCGCAGCAGAAGATCTATCTCTTCCACTCTGAttaatttcttcaaaaacatgAAAAGGGGCGAAGTTAGTCCCGGGAGTGACGGTACCCGTCATGGAATGAAGAGACagaaaattgaagagaTCCCTGGAGAAGACTCGTATCCCGATATTCAAGGTTCTAGCTCTGCGAACAATTCTGTACTGTATCGTCAAGGTGATAATCGTGTCGCACAACAAAATGAGCTACCGCAGGCTGCATTATCTGAGCCCCTGATCTTGTACGGACCTGAAGACCCAAACGAGAGACCACCAGTGCTCCCCATACTGCCCTTGCAACGGCTACGGATTTTAAGGGAGAAACAGAAGTTGCGGATGAACAACGATGCAAGAATGTTGGCCCAGAATGCTACCCGATCAAAACCACAGGAACCTTGGACCACTGAGAAACAACTGTCAGAATCGCCTACGGTCTCTCTACCGTCTACATCGAGTAATTTTGACCATAGTGTCATCTACCACAAATCTTCCACACCTTCCCCGGTAAAGAAGCCGCTGCAAtacaagaaacaaagaGAGGACAATAAACGCCGTAAGAACGGGTTAAATATTATTGAACCAATGCTAAAATTAGACGGGAAGGTATTAAAGAAGACgacaacaaagaaaaccaGTTTGAAGAATAAAGGTACTAAATGGTCAGGTTATTTCGAATACGATTTGTCTGAATATGAGACTTCTCCATCAAATATACCAATGAAGGTTGAAAGTAACACGGTCCCGGGCGCAACGATGGATGTTTCCTCTACTGAGTTACCAATCTGTGTGTCGAGTTCGTCGTTGAAACCAGTTACAACAGAATCAGAAAGCCAACTATCCGATACTCAAAAGAGCTTGCTACTAAACGGTAtcaaaacagcaacaacccCAATTgtcaaggaaaagaaaatgcCTGTCACAAAGATAGTCACACCAGCTGCAACAGGTAAAACAGCCGCGGGCAAAGGCAAGAAATTTACAGTACCTACAATGGGTTTTGATTTCATTGGTATTGACTCCTCAAAGAAGCCAGACGGAGTACCATCCCTCGCCATCAATAAAAACGTGAAAGCGAGTTCTACTGCCGCTGAGCAAACAACAAGCGCGACTTTTTCATTCGGTAGTAAACCTCAGATTCCTATACAGAACCGCATTGAGGAGGTCGATGGCAAATCAGACGAAGAACCGAGACGCAAGGCCCCCAATGGAGCTCCTGCAGCAATGCCAAAATCTGTACTAAAGGGTCCTGATGTGGGCAATGGAAAAGCTGCAGCTCCTTTATCTTTCAATCTTGGCGGCAATAAAGATACGGCTGAAAActctgaaaagaaaaccaCAGTACCAACTTTCACCTTTGGCAAATCCCCTGCTGGTGAAACGAAAACTGAAACGGAGTTACCTCCCAAAAAGCCTGCCTTTTCATTACAAACAGCCACCTCCAATAAATCAGATACAACAACTACGGAGCCCGCTAAGAAAAAACCGGCATTTTCCTTTGGATCTTCTGAGACATCGGATGAACCATCGAAAAAGAACTTGAACTTTTCCTTAGCACCAAAAATTGCAGATGGGAATGCACCAACATCAAAGCCTCCAGCATTTTCATTCAGCACCAATCAAAAGGAGAACGGCACAGAAAAGAGTGCGTCTGCGCTTACCTTCAATTTTGGCTTAAACAAACCTGTGGTTCCCGAAAAGAAGCATGAACAGGTAGCAAAGCCTTCCAATGGCTTTTCATTCAATGCCCCAACATCTTCTAAGGAAGAACCAACTGAAAGTAAACCACAAGAAAAACCATTTACGTTTGCCAAACTACCGGTAGAACAGGCAAACAATTCGACCACCACAAAGCCGTCATTTGCCTTCCAAAAACCTTCTGATACCGGATCGGCGCCAGCTGCAAGTGCATCATCGTTATTTTCGTTACCAACGGAGACCGCACCACCTACCGCTTTACCTGGGTTAAACGGAGCAACTGCAAAACAGACTTTCAATTTCGGGGCAACCAATGGTACCACACCTGCACAAGAAAAGGCAACTTCGCCGCAACCGTCAGGAAgtgcaccaccaccatcatTCAGTTTTAACAGGCCCTCGGCACCAGGTGGCAGTAATACGCAGTTGAATAAAGAGGCGGGGAAGCTTGGTGTTAGTTTCAACAATCCCTTATTGAACAGCGCCAACAGTAACTCGACTCCAAACCTGTTCTCTGGCGCTCCCTCGTCATCTGCATCTCTCGTAAATAATGCTGGCAGTGGTGGATTTAATTTTGGTGCTACTCCTGCACCATCCACTGCTGTGAGCGCGGCACCTTCCTTATTTGGTGGTAATACAAATGCACCAACTGGGTCTGCCCCaggtggtgctggtgctcCCTTGGCATTTAATTTTGGTGCGCAAAACAGTGCACCCGCTGGAAATACATTTGCATCCAACACTCAGGCGGGTATGAACCCACTTCTTTCTGGTAACAGTAACTTAGGTTCAGGCGGGTCGGTCTTTGGCGGTAATAACGGCGTTGCGCCCGTTGGCGGGTTCAATCCAACGGGTCCCTTCAGCGCGGGCATGAACCAGGGTAATGCTGCGAACTTCAACCTTCAGAATGCCCCACAGCAACCGCCCACGTTCAATCCATCAATGCAACCTAATTTGAATTTTGGTCCCTCAAATTCCGCGGATCCAGCGGCCATATTCTCATCGCCGTCGCCTCCGGTCACAAATAATACACCACAGCCAGGTTCGATGATTTCTCAAAGAAAGATCGCCAGGATGAGAGGTCCCCGTCGTTAG
- the KTR1 gene encoding alpha-1,2-mannosyltransferase KTR1 (similar to Saccharomyces cerevisiae KTR1 (YOR099W); ancestral locus Anc_2.185), producing the protein MAALIISSDKKNLYKKIAIAVIGLLTFYIVFQGASVSSHGNSVSSTQLSAGNSAVKNAKTGYQYRTVSYPKYTGPKEKATFVTLVRNSDLYSLLPSIKSVEDRFNHKFNYDWVFLNDEEFTDEFKDTVSALVSGTSKFGLIPKEHWSFPSWIDQKKAARVRDQMREDKIIYGDSVSYRHMCRFESGFFYRQSVMDEYDWYWRVEPDVLLHCDIDYDIFKFMRENNKKYGFAISIHEYEATIKSLWKTTRDFMELHPEFVHPNNMMDFISDDNGLSYNMCHFWSNFEIGALDLWRGDAYSAYFDYLDQAGGFFYERWGDAPVHSIAAALFLDRSEIHFFDDVGYFHMPFHSCPLDPEVRLRGKCDCNPASDFTFHGFSCTAKYFTVNDMKKPDGWVNQVDAAL; encoded by the coding sequence ATGGCAGCTCTGATCATTAGTTCAGATAAAAAGAatctgtacaagaagattgCCATTGCTGTAATTGGTCTTTTGACTTTTTACATCGTGTTCCAAGGTGCATCGGTCTCCTCCCACGGGAACTCTGTCTCCAGCACGCAATTGTCCGCTGGGAACAGTGCGGTCAAGAATGCGAAAACTGGGTATCAGTACAGAACGGTCTCGTATCCGAAGTATACGGGCCCCAAGGAGAAGGCCACTTTCGTGACTTTAGTGAGAAACTCGGACTTGTACTCGTTGTTGCCCTCCATCAAATCCGTGGAGGACAGGTTCAACCACAAGTTCAACTACGACTGGGTTTTCTTAAACGACGAAGAGTTCACTGATGAGTTCAAGGACACCGTCAGCGCACTGGTCAGTGGTACCTCCAAGTTTGGGTTAATCCCCAAGGAGCACTGGTCCTTTCCCTCCTGGATTGACCAGAAGAAGGCCGCGAGAGTGAGAGACCAAATGAGAGAGGATAAAATCATATACGGTGACTCGGTCTCGTACAGGCACATGTGTCGGTTCGAATCCGGGTTTTTCTACAGACAGTCAGTCATGGATGAATACGACTGGTACTGGCGTGTGGAACCCGATGTGCTGTTGCACTGCGACATCGACTacgatatcttcaagttcatgagagagaacaacaagaagtacggGTTTGCGATCTCAATCCACGAGTACGAGGCCACGATCAAGTCTCTTTGGAAGACGACCCGTGACTTCATGGAATTGCACCCGGAGTTCGTCCACCCAAACAATATGATGGACTTCATCTCGGACGACAACGGTCTCTCGTACAACATGTGCCACTTCTGGTCCAACTTCGAAATCGGTGCCCTCGACTTGTGGAGGGGTGACGCGTACTCTGCCTATTTCGACTATTTGGACCAAGCTGGTGGGTTCTTCTACGAGAGATGGGGGGACGCGCCTGTGCACTCCATTGCTGCTGCTCTGTTCCTAGACCGTAGCGAGATTCACTTCTTCGACGACGTGGGATACTTCCACATGCCCTTCCACTCTTGTCCTCTGGATCCAGAAGTCAGATTGAGGGGTAAGTGTGACTGTAACCCAGCAAGCGATTTCACTTTCCACGGGTTCTCCTGTACCGCCAAGTACTTTACAGTCAACGATATGAAGAAACCGGACGGCTGGGTGAACCAAGTTGACGCTGCGTTGTGA
- the CRC1 gene encoding carnitine:acyl carnitine antiporter (similar to Saccharomyces cerevisiae CRC1 (YOR100C); ancestral locus Anc_2.184) yields MSDSTISEEAAGIVPADLAVGASPIRENLKSLAAGGVGGVCAVLTGHPFDLVKVRCQNGMASSTSGAVLKIMTDARAQTGPIAVNAVRGFYKGVIPPLLGVTPIFAVSFWGYDMGKRIVNWNGEPGATLSMAQMATAGFISAVPTTLVTAPTERVKVLLQTNTGGSFVSAARGIVKTGGVSSLFQGSLATLARDGPGSALYFASYEISKNYLNKHNGSTKEGEISIANVCLAGGIAGMSMWLAVFPIDTIKTKLQASSGASQSMVQATREIYLTRGGIKGFFPGLGPALMRSFPANAATFLGVEMTHSLFKKYNI; encoded by the coding sequence ATGTCCGACTCGACGATCTCAGAGGAGGCTGCTGGTATAGTGCCCGCTGACCTTGCAGTTGGGGCGTCGCCGATCCGAGAGAATTTGAAGTCGCTGGCTGCCGGTGGGGTCGGTGGTGTGTGTGCTGTGCTGACGGGCCACCCGTTCGATCTCGTGAAAGTGCGGTGTCAGAACGGGATGGCCAGTTCTACTTCGGGCGCCGTACTTAAGATTATGACAGATGCGAGGGCGCAGACGGGGCCAATTGCAGTCAACGCGGTGAGGGGGTTCTACAAAGGTGTGATCCCACCACTCCTTGGGGTCACCCCCATATTTGCCGTGTCGTTTTGGGGGTACGACATGGGGAAGAGAATCGTCAACTGGAACGGTGAACCGGGGGCCACTTTGTCCATGGCGCAGATGGCCACAGCAGGGTTCATCAGTGCGGTTCCAACAACTCTCGTGACAGCCCCGACAGAGAGGGTCAAAGTCCTCCTGCAGACCAACACGGGTGGATCCTTCGTGTCCGCGGCACGCGGTATCGTCAAGACGGGTGGGGTCTCGTCCTTGTTCCAGGGTTCCCTCGCGACTCTCGCAAGAGACGGGCCAGGGTCCGCGCTTTACTTCGCGTCGTACGAGATCTCGAAAAACTACTTGAACAAGCACAACGGGAGCACTAAAGAGGGTGAAATCAGCATTGCAAATGTATGTCTCGCCGGTGGGATCGCTGGGATGTCCATGTGGCTTGCTGTTTTCCCCATCGACACGATAAAGACGAAACTGCAGGCTTCGTCCGGTGCCTCGCAATCGATGGTCCAAGCGACAAGAGAGATCTACTTGACTCGAGGTGGGATCAAGGGGTTTTTCCCCGGGTTGGGTCCAGCTCTCATGAGATCGTTCCCTGCAAACGCAGCGACCTTTTTGGGGGTCGAGATGACACACTCACTATTTAAGAAGTATAACATTTAA
- the RAS1 gene encoding Ras family GTPase RAS1 (similar to Saccharomyces cerevisiae RAS2 (YNL098C) and RAS1 (YOR101W); ancestral locus Anc_2.182): protein MLDMTNGRECKAVVVGGGGVGKSALTIRFIHSHFVDEYDPTIEDSYRKQVILDGQVKVLDILDTAGQEEYSAMREQYMRTGEGFLLVYSVTSRTSFEELMTYYQQIQRVKDSDYVPVVVVGNKSDLEDERQVSYDEGVALAQQMKAPFLETSAKQAINTDESFYTLARIVRDKGGVYNVANNPADAMAGTAGEDATTAALDPTGAAAAAGTANDSIPEDYSGLPSAQPMQRMDTRRMSRTPISAVESNSLPLRTGSNGGGGAPTATPLTTTETGHAPTNNVKRQRTAKGRKTSQEGDVSNVKNSKGTATATEDKTSGGGCCVIC, encoded by the coding sequence ATGCTCGATATGACAAACGGAAGGGAGTGTAAAGCTGTCGTGGTtggaggtggtggtgttgggaAATCCGCGTTGACGATTCGGTTTATCCATTCGCATTTTGTCGACGAGTATGACCCAACGATCGAGGACTCGTACAGGAAACAGGTGATCCTGGACGGACAAGTGAAAGTGCTGGATATACTGGACACGGCGGGGCAAGAGGAGTACTCTGCCATGCGAGAACAGTACATGCGCACGGGGGAAGGGTTTTTGCTGGTGTACAGTGTGACGTCGAGGACTTCCTTCGAGGAGTTGATGACTTACTACCAGCAGATACAGCGTGTGAAGGACTCGGATTACGTGCCCGTGGTCGTAGTCGGAAATAAATCGGACTTAGAGGACGAGAGGCAGGTCTCCTACGATGAAGGTGTGGCGTTGGCACAGCAGATGAAGGCGCCTTTCTTGGAGACGTCTGCGAAACAGGCGATCAACACAGATGAAAGCTTCTACACTCTGGCGAGGATCGTCAGAGATAAAGGTGGTGTGTACAACGTGGCTAATAACCCGGCAGACGCCATGGCGGGCACAGCCGGTGAGGATGCCACTACAGCTGCCCTGGACCCAACGGgggcggcggcggcggcagGAACCGCTAACGACAGCATACCGGAGGACTACTCTGGTCTCCCATCCGCGCAACCCATGCAGCGGATGGACACGCGAAGAATGTCACGGACGCCCATTAGTGCAGTCGAGAGCAACAGTCTGCCGCTGCGCACTGGCAGCAATGGCGGTGGCGGTGCCCCCACGGCCACTCCTCTCACCACTACAGAAACGGGGCACGCCCCGACGAACAACGTCAAGAGGCAGAGAACTGCAAAGGGGAGGAAAACTTCGCAAGAGGGGGACGTCTCGAACGTGAAGAACTCGAAGGGGACCGCTACTGCGACGGAAGACAAGACCAGTGGGGGAGGTTGCTGTGTGATATGTTGA
- the PIN2 gene encoding Pin2p (similar to Saccharomyces cerevisiae PIN2 (YOR104W); ancestral locus Anc_2.179), translating into MSYSKRGWTDDIKHTTKSFRNWHSCMADKPCKIIAIVGICLAGVLFLWLIGAFITCCNQGASGIGQFCCWCCRSSNSGGTAAIPQFTNARQPPNVVYQPVQPPEQYFEDPRRSAGHGDAEEIFELEQDFDLEDQRRKSKKNQSSYPRDDEIFY; encoded by the coding sequence ATGAGTTATTCGAAGAGGGGCTGGACGGATGACATCAAACATACCACGAAATCGTTCCGGAATTGGCACTCATGTATGGCGGACAAACCGTGCAAGATTATAGCGATTGTTGGGATCTGTCTTGCCGGTGTCTTGTTCCTGTGGCTCATCGGTGCGTTCATAACGTGTTGCAACCAAGGTGCTTCTGGTATAGGCCAattctgctgctggtgttgTCGGAGCAGCAACAGTGGTGGGACCGCTGCGATACCGCAGTTCACCAACGCGAGACAGCCACCAAACGTGGTGTACCAGCCCGTGCAACCGCCCGAGCAGTACTTCGAGGACCCGAGGAGAAGTGCTGGCCACGGGGACGCGGAGGAGATCTTTGAGCTGGAGCAGGACTTCGATCTGGAGGACCAGCGGcggaagagcaagaagaaccaGAGCAGTTACCCTCGAGACGACGAGATCTTCTACTAA
- the VAM3 gene encoding SNAP receptor VAM3 (similar to Saccharomyces cerevisiae VAM3 (YOR106W); ancestral locus Anc_2.175): protein MGEDITELLVSLNSNVKVLRRVRRQVERGTKKGEDPNVSEEWASRIHNCEDILGRIQNGVPIPTALRGDYDALVAEFHALENRGLAVDKNSHSDDPQGLLPEATTPLLLKQQQPQLAPQQEVEYQSILQAERHDRVASLQHATTEVNTIFKELFHLVKQQGAQVDSVAQNIDSAAGIAADASRDLRRAAERQRASSRCCSTALIAGCLALLIVLVAVS from the coding sequence ATGGGTGAGGATATTACTGAATTGCTTGTCTCACTCAACAGCAATGTAAAAGTGTTGAGAAGGGTACGAAGGCAAGTGGAACGAGGAACGAAAAAAGGAGAGGATCCCAATGTTTCAGAAGAATGGGCTTCCAGAATTCACAACTGTGAGGATATTTTGGGGAGGATACAGAACGGTGTCCCTATACCGACAGCACTGCGCGGAGACTACGACGCTTTAGTGGCCGAATTCCACGCACTCGAAAATAGGGGACTCGCTGTAGACAAGAATAGCCACAGCGACGACCCTCAGGGGTTGTTGCCGGAGGCAACAACACCCTTGCTGCTgaaacaacagcaaccacaaCTGGCCCCTCAACAAGAGGTCGAGTACCAGTCTATATTGCAAGCGGAAAGACACGACAGGGTCGCATCGCTGCAACACGCGACCACAGAGGTGAACACGATCTTCAAAGAGCTGTTCCACCTCGTGAAGCAACAGGGCGCGCAGGTGGACTCCGTCGCCCAGAACATTGACTCGGCCGCGGGCATCGCTGCAGACGCCTCCCGCGACCTGCGCCGCGCCGCCGAGAGACAGCGCGCGAGCAGCCGGTGCTGCTCCACTGCTCTGATCGCGGGCTGCCTCGCGCTGCTGATTGTCCTCGTTGCGGTGTCGTAA